A genomic window from Gemmatimonadaceae bacterium includes:
- the trpS gene encoding tryptophan--tRNA ligase has translation MSRIFSGIQPTGELHIGNYLGAVKNWVALQHEYDTIICIVDYHAITIAYDPELLRRRRHDMAVSLLAAGIDPNVCALFAQSQVPEHTELAWFFNTITPLGELERQTQFKEKSASQESVLAGILNYPVLQAADILLYRADTVPVGEDQVQHLELSRVVARRWNAAFGRLTGRKTEDGADEREEFFPEPKALLTPTRRIMGLDGQSKMSKSKGNTIGMLETSESIWAKLRPAVTDPKRIKKTDPGTPEVCNIYHLHKAFSPIATVEHVAVQCSTAGWGCIDCKKVLAESIEQELVPIRGRAAELAARPRLIDDALAAGGERCRRLARETIGVVRDRMGFDGVSP, from the coding sequence ATGTCACGGATATTCAGTGGAATTCAGCCCACCGGCGAGCTGCACATCGGCAACTATCTGGGGGCCGTCAAGAATTGGGTCGCGCTGCAGCACGAGTACGATACGATCATCTGCATCGTCGACTATCACGCGATTACGATCGCCTACGACCCCGAGCTGCTGCGCCGGCGCCGCCACGACATGGCTGTCAGCTTGCTGGCTGCCGGAATCGATCCGAACGTATGCGCGCTGTTCGCGCAATCGCAGGTTCCGGAACATACCGAGCTCGCGTGGTTCTTCAACACCATCACGCCGCTCGGTGAGCTCGAGCGTCAGACGCAGTTCAAGGAAAAGTCCGCGTCGCAGGAAAGCGTGCTCGCCGGCATTTTGAATTATCCCGTGCTTCAGGCCGCGGACATTCTGTTGTATCGCGCCGACACCGTCCCCGTCGGTGAAGACCAGGTCCAGCATCTCGAGCTCTCGCGCGTGGTCGCGCGACGGTGGAACGCGGCGTTCGGCCGGCTCACCGGACGGAAGACGGAAGACGGCGCCGATGAGCGTGAAGAATTCTTTCCTGAACCCAAGGCGCTGCTCACGCCGACGCGCCGCATCATGGGGCTCGACGGCCAGTCGAAGATGTCCAAGTCCAAGGGCAACACGATCGGCATGCTCGAGACTTCGGAATCGATCTGGGCCAAGCTGCGGCCGGCGGTGACCGATCCCAAGCGCATCAAGAAAACCGATCCCGGAACGCCGGAGGTGTGCAACATCTATCACTTGCACAAGGCGTTCAGCCCGATCGCTACGGTCGAGCATGTCGCGGTTCAATGCAGCACGGCCGGGTGGGGCTGTATCGACTGCAAGAAAGTGTTGGCCGAGTCGATCGAACAGGAGCTCGTGCCGATTCGCGGCCGGGCCGCCGAATTGGCGGCTCGCCCCAGGCTCATCGACGACGCCCTCGCTGCCGGCGGCGAACGCTGCCGACGTCTGGCGCGCGAAACGATCGGCGTGGTCCGCGACCGCATGGGGTTCGACGGCGTTTCGCCGTGA
- a CDS encoding MgtC/SapB family protein: MSAVAEALSLSVLAKLLLATLLGGAIGLEREIAGKAAGLRTNILICVGAALFTQMSMDIATSGFSPDQHPFGDNTRIAAQIVSGIGFLGAGAILHGEGAVVGLTTAATIWVVAAIGMAVGGGHYVDALGSTALIMVVLIGLRPVESRLLAKRRRLHVTLRVKPGCDFAPFERMIQEAGVHVYSRRTFEHDSDRTFEMDLIGATKQFDVLADVLRANKSVVSVTTE, from the coding sequence ATGAGCGCGGTCGCCGAGGCCTTGAGCTTGAGCGTGCTCGCGAAGCTGCTCCTCGCCACGCTCCTCGGCGGCGCCATCGGCCTGGAGCGCGAGATCGCAGGGAAGGCCGCCGGCCTTCGTACCAATATTCTCATCTGCGTCGGCGCCGCGCTGTTCACCCAGATGTCGATGGACATCGCGACGAGCGGATTCTCTCCCGACCAACATCCCTTCGGCGACAACACCCGCATCGCCGCGCAGATCGTCTCCGGCATCGGATTCCTCGGCGCGGGCGCGATTCTCCACGGCGAAGGCGCCGTCGTCGGACTCACCACAGCCGCGACGATCTGGGTCGTCGCCGCGATCGGCATGGCCGTGGGCGGCGGTCACTACGTCGACGCGCTCGGGTCCACGGCCCTCATCATGGTCGTGCTCATCGGTTTGAGGCCGGTCGAGTCACGCCTGCTCGCGAAACGCCGCCGACTGCACGTGACGCTGCGCGTCAAACCCGGATGCGACTTCGCACCCTTCGAGCGAATGATTCAGGAAGCCGGCGTGCACGTCTATTCGCGCCGCACCTTCGAGCACGACAGCGACCGAACGTTCGAGATGGACCTGATCGGCGCGACCAAGCAGTTCGACGTGCTGGCGGACGTTCTACGCGCGAACAAGAGCGTCGTCAGCGTCACGACGGAATGA
- a CDS encoding D-2-hydroxyacid dehydrogenase: MAERILVVDLAAKSKNWALTPEGERRIREATPPGWRVNIVQAPTSSDGDGPPRPNDEVMAAVSDAEIYFGFGIPRLLFLEAKKLRWVHSAAAGVGSALYDEMVSSDVLFTNSAGIHAVPIAEYCVAGVLHFLRGLDFALDQQRRSEWNKAPFVALDSVLREVDTVRALIVGVGGLGGATGERLAALGAHCTGVRRRVELGPPPGFERVISLDEFEAELPKHNVVVLAAPLTEATKGLLTRERLQLLSPDTIVVNVARGAMIDEDALAELLEAGRIRGAVLDVFREEPLAATSPFWHLRQVLLTPHVSPVSPGRFWPRQLDLFIGNWRRYLRGERLENLVDKRAGY, from the coding sequence GTGGCGGAACGCATTCTCGTCGTCGACCTGGCCGCGAAGTCGAAGAATTGGGCACTCACGCCGGAAGGTGAGCGGCGCATTCGCGAGGCCACGCCACCGGGCTGGCGGGTCAACATCGTGCAGGCGCCCACGAGCTCCGACGGCGACGGACCGCCGCGGCCCAATGACGAGGTGATGGCCGCCGTCAGCGACGCCGAGATCTACTTCGGCTTCGGCATTCCGCGGCTGCTGTTTCTCGAGGCGAAAAAGCTGCGCTGGGTCCATTCCGCGGCGGCCGGCGTCGGCAGCGCGCTCTACGACGAGATGGTGAGCAGCGACGTTCTCTTCACCAACTCCGCCGGCATTCACGCCGTGCCGATCGCCGAGTACTGCGTGGCAGGCGTGCTGCACTTCCTGCGCGGGCTGGATTTCGCGCTCGATCAACAGCGGCGATCGGAATGGAACAAGGCTCCGTTCGTCGCGCTCGATTCCGTGTTGCGCGAAGTCGATACCGTTCGCGCCCTCATCGTCGGCGTCGGCGGGCTCGGCGGTGCGACCGGCGAACGCCTCGCCGCACTCGGCGCACATTGCACGGGAGTGCGCCGCCGCGTGGAGTTGGGACCGCCGCCAGGCTTCGAGCGCGTCATCTCGCTCGACGAATTCGAGGCCGAGCTGCCGAAGCACAACGTCGTCGTTCTCGCCGCGCCGCTCACCGAGGCGACGAAGGGTTTGTTGACGCGCGAACGATTGCAGCTCCTGTCCCCCGACACGATCGTCGTCAACGTCGCCCGCGGCGCGATGATCGATGAGGACGCTCTCGCCGAGCTCCTCGAGGCGGGCCGAATCCGCGGAGCGGTGCTGGACGTCTTTCGCGAGGAACCACTGGCGGCGACGAGCCCATTTTGGCACCTTCGACAGGTTCTTCTCACCCCGCACGTGTCGCCCGTATCGCCGGGCCGCTTCTGGCCACGCCAGCTCGATCTATTTATCGGTAACTGGCGCCGATACTTACGTGGTGAACGCTTGGAAAATCTCGTCGATAAGCGCGCGGGGTATTGA
- a CDS encoding type IV pilus twitching motility protein PilT: MEKIIKAAVDRGASDLHIKAGDVFRARIHGDLVPLTKQTLTPEQTRAIALHLMSNEDDKARIDKLLDYDCSWAAAGIGRFRVNMMKQRGSFSIIMRVIPWEIPSFEKLGLPQSLAKISEAERGMILVTGVTGSGKSSTMAAMIDWINRSVNGHILTLENPIEFLHKDKNCSVTQREIGSDTTDFKMGLRAALRQDPDVIMIGELRDAETIDTALKAAETGHLLMSTLHTPDATSTIMRMMAMFPPEEQEVVRVRLAESLTAVISQRLLPTKNGKGRAVAAEIMVNTPSIKDLILDGTRLGEIKDFIAEGREQYGMQTFDQCLTDLVTSGVVTFETAKSAASNPSDFELKLKMFSRLSQTVKMEDIPPDEPSVLEPIQTDEPALEGIQTGGLDFLNQ, from the coding sequence ATGGAAAAAATCATCAAGGCAGCGGTGGACCGCGGCGCATCGGACCTGCACATCAAGGCCGGCGACGTCTTTCGCGCGCGCATTCACGGCGATCTCGTGCCGCTCACCAAGCAGACGCTCACGCCGGAACAGACGCGCGCGATCGCGCTGCACCTCATGTCCAACGAGGACGACAAGGCGCGCATCGACAAACTGCTCGACTACGATTGCTCGTGGGCCGCCGCCGGCATCGGACGCTTCCGCGTGAACATGATGAAGCAGCGCGGATCGTTTTCGATCATCATGCGCGTCATTCCGTGGGAGATTCCGTCGTTCGAGAAGCTTGGTCTGCCGCAATCGCTCGCGAAGATCTCGGAAGCCGAGCGCGGCATGATCCTCGTCACCGGCGTCACCGGGTCGGGCAAGTCGAGCACCATGGCAGCGATGATCGATTGGATCAACCGCTCGGTGAACGGCCACATTCTCACGCTCGAGAATCCGATCGAGTTCCTGCACAAGGACAAGAACTGCTCGGTGACCCAGCGCGAGATCGGCAGCGACACGACCGATTTCAAGATGGGCCTGCGCGCCGCGCTGCGTCAGGACCCCGACGTGATCATGATCGGCGAGCTGCGCGATGCCGAGACGATCGACACCGCGCTCAAGGCGGCCGAGACCGGACACCTGCTCATGTCCACCCTGCACACGCCGGATGCGACGAGCACCATCATGCGCATGATGGCCATGTTCCCGCCCGAAGAGCAGGAAGTCGTACGCGTGCGACTCGCCGAGTCGCTGACGGCGGTGATCTCGCAGCGCTTGCTGCCGACGAAGAACGGCAAAGGCCGCGCGGTCGCGGCCGAGATCATGGTCAACACGCCGTCGATCAAAGATCTCATTCTCGACGGCACGCGACTCGGCGAGATCAAGGATTTCATCGCCGAGGGACGCGAGCAGTACGGCATGCAGACGTTCGACCAGTGTCTGACCGATCTCGTCACGAGCGGTGTCGTGACGTTCGAGACGGCCAAGTCGGCGGCGAGCAACCCGTCGGACTTCGAGCTCAAGCTCAAAATGTTCTCGCGCCTGTCGCAGACCGTGAAGATGGAGGACATTCCGCCGGACGAGCCGTCTGTCCTGGAGCCGATCCAGACCGACGAGCCGGCGCTGGAAGGCATTCAGACGGGTGGGCTGGATTTTCTGAATCAGTGA
- a CDS encoding dihydrodipicolinate synthase family protein — protein MTNKSLEGVLAPVVSTFYKESGELDCAAFAANARAHLAAGMNGIVVTGSTGEAALLDFDERASLVDVAREMVPREKWLIVGTGAESTRTCVKQTRDAAERGADAVLVVAPHYYASAMTGPALMQHYWRVAEESSVPVILYNIPKYMHFALAPNLVSELAAHPNVIGIKDSSGNRELFSSYMNIQSAKFAVLDGNAQLFQHAMESGARGGILAAALFAPALCVEIYEAVKRGDAAAATAAQSRLTPLGAKIVGELGVAGVKAAMDRVGLSGGPVRSPLVSLDAEQGEIVEGLLKSELVGA, from the coding sequence ATGACAAACAAATCGCTCGAAGGGGTTCTCGCCCCGGTCGTCAGCACGTTCTACAAGGAATCAGGCGAGCTCGATTGCGCCGCCTTCGCCGCGAACGCTCGCGCGCACCTCGCCGCCGGAATGAACGGGATCGTCGTCACCGGCTCAACGGGTGAAGCCGCATTGCTCGACTTCGATGAGCGTGCCTCGCTCGTCGACGTCGCGCGCGAAATGGTGCCGCGTGAGAAGTGGCTCATCGTCGGCACCGGCGCCGAGTCGACGCGGACGTGCGTAAAGCAGACGCGCGATGCGGCCGAGCGCGGCGCGGATGCGGTGCTCGTCGTTGCGCCGCACTACTATGCGTCGGCGATGACCGGCCCCGCGCTCATGCAGCACTACTGGCGGGTCGCGGAAGAGAGCTCAGTCCCCGTCATCCTCTACAACATTCCGAAGTACATGCACTTCGCGCTCGCGCCGAACCTCGTCAGCGAGCTTGCGGCGCACCCGAACGTGATCGGCATCAAGGACAGCTCGGGCAACCGCGAGCTGTTTTCGTCGTACATGAACATCCAGTCCGCGAAGTTCGCCGTGCTCGACGGCAACGCGCAGCTCTTCCAGCATGCGATGGAATCCGGCGCGCGCGGCGGCATTCTCGCGGCGGCGCTCTTCGCGCCCGCGCTCTGCGTTGAGATCTACGAAGCGGTGAAGCGCGGCGACGCCGCTGCCGCCACCGCGGCCCAGTCGCGTCTCACGCCGCTCGGCGCCAAGATCGTTGGCGAGTTGGGTGTGGCGGGCGTGAAGGCGGCCATGGACCGCGTGGGATTGTCGGGCGGGCCGGTGCGCTCGCCGCTCGTGTCGCTCGACGCCGAGCAGGGCGAGATCGTGGAAGGACTGCTCAAGTCGGAGCTCGTCGGCGCCTGA
- a CDS encoding M28 family peptidase, with translation MSDGAAHLARLGGLSRPTGSAACADARRYCGDVLAPLGFVIQEHSFEYSQFIGRWAAPAIGLVAGMAATLWYAAGSISASQALGIAVALAMATWAMPLRGVLRGRILRATGTNLFATRGEPRVWLVAHIDSKWQPVSMLVRVAGVLLLVVGIIAVIVSSTIGGSFGGPALIVAWIGALPLMLSVVGARNHGTLDNASGVAAVLEAAALIPPTCAIGIAITDAEELALAGATAWTRDAKPGIALNCDSVDDDGPLVVMYSGRSPREIISRLEQAATAHDEPMRIMRLIPGILTDHVPLAHAGWRTVTLSRGTIRTLQRIHTSRDTLAHMSGRGIAGAAQVLARAATELSQCK, from the coding sequence GTGAGCGACGGCGCCGCGCATCTCGCCCGTCTGGGCGGCCTCAGTCGCCCGACGGGGAGCGCGGCCTGCGCCGATGCGCGCCGGTACTGCGGTGACGTCCTCGCCCCGCTCGGGTTCGTCATTCAAGAACACTCATTTGAGTATTCTCAATTCATCGGCCGGTGGGCCGCGCCGGCCATTGGGCTCGTCGCGGGAATGGCGGCGACGCTCTGGTACGCCGCCGGCTCGATCAGCGCGAGTCAAGCCTTGGGGATCGCAGTCGCGCTCGCGATGGCGACTTGGGCCATGCCGTTACGCGGCGTTCTGCGCGGACGCATCCTTCGCGCGACCGGCACCAATCTTTTCGCCACGCGTGGCGAGCCGCGCGTATGGCTCGTGGCGCACATCGACTCCAAGTGGCAGCCGGTCTCGATGCTCGTTCGCGTCGCCGGTGTGCTGCTCCTGGTCGTCGGCATCATCGCGGTGATCGTCTCGTCCACGATTGGTGGATCGTTCGGCGGGCCCGCGCTCATCGTCGCCTGGATCGGTGCCTTGCCTCTCATGCTGTCCGTCGTCGGCGCGCGCAACCACGGAACGCTCGACAACGCGAGCGGTGTCGCGGCCGTGCTCGAGGCGGCCGCGCTCATCCCGCCGACGTGTGCCATTGGCATCGCGATCACGGATGCCGAGGAGCTCGCGCTCGCCGGCGCAACGGCGTGGACGCGCGATGCAAAGCCCGGCATCGCTCTCAATTGCGACAGCGTCGACGATGACGGGCCACTGGTCGTGATGTACTCCGGCCGGTCCCCGCGCGAGATCATCTCGCGGCTCGAGCAGGCCGCTACGGCGCACGACGAACCGATGCGAATCATGCGCCTCATCCCGGGCATTCTGACGGACCACGTCCCGCTCGCGCACGCCGGCTGGCGCACCGTGACACTCAGCCGGGGCACGATTCGTACGCTACAGAGAATTCACACGTCGCGCGACACGCTCGCCCACATGAGTGGACGCGGCATCGCCGGCGCCGCGCAGGTCCTCGCTCGCGCCGCAACGGAGCTCTCGCAATGCAAGTGA
- a CDS encoding DUF456 domain-containing protein — MQVILLAAIALLGLVMIPFGLPGTLVMFCGALGYYLLVPGSISLISLIGLGVLMAGAEGMDWVLTARFTKKYGGSRRAGWGAIIGGMIGAFLGVPVPVVGSIIGAFAGAFVGAFVFEWSREGKHTTAARVAWGALIGRAAAAALKVAVGFVMAVWMIAAAMF; from the coding sequence ATGCAAGTGATCCTTCTCGCCGCCATCGCGCTGCTCGGTCTCGTGATGATCCCGTTCGGGCTGCCGGGCACGCTCGTGATGTTCTGCGGCGCGCTTGGCTACTACCTGCTCGTGCCTGGCAGCATCAGCCTGATCTCGCTCATCGGCCTCGGCGTGTTGATGGCGGGCGCCGAAGGAATGGACTGGGTGTTGACCGCGCGCTTCACGAAGAAGTACGGCGGCTCTCGCCGCGCGGGATGGGGTGCCATCATCGGCGGCATGATCGGGGCATTTCTCGGCGTACCGGTGCCGGTTGTCGGTTCGATCATCGGCGCGTTTGCCGGCGCCTTCGTCGGCGCGTTCGTATTCGAGTGGAGTCGCGAAGGGAAACACACCACCGCCGCGCGCGTGGCGTGGGGCGCGCTGATCGGACGCGCCGCCGCCGCCGCGCTCAAGGTCGCCGTCGGATTCGTCATGGCGGTGTGGATGATCGCGGCGGCCATGTTCTAA
- a CDS encoding DinB family protein: MNRLEQFTDVWTRENATTRRVLHALPADQAEFRPSPNTKTAREVAYIFSLGQGGIAAALTNQWQWPPPQPRTAPATLDEVRAAFDTSTAAVRDALAKASESQFDETVTFFTAPKQLGPVKIADLVWFMLLDSVHHRGQLSIYLRGMQAKVPSIYGPTADEPWM, encoded by the coding sequence ATGAATCGCCTCGAGCAATTCACCGACGTGTGGACGCGCGAGAATGCGACGACGCGACGTGTGCTGCACGCCCTGCCCGCCGATCAGGCGGAGTTCCGTCCGTCGCCGAACACGAAGACGGCGCGCGAAGTCGCGTACATTTTTTCGCTCGGGCAGGGAGGGATCGCCGCGGCGCTCACCAACCAGTGGCAGTGGCCGCCGCCGCAGCCTCGGACGGCGCCCGCAACGCTCGACGAGGTGCGCGCCGCGTTCGACACGTCGACTGCCGCCGTTCGCGACGCGCTCGCCAAGGCGAGTGAATCGCAGTTCGATGAAACGGTCACGTTCTTCACGGCGCCGAAGCAGCTGGGCCCGGTGAAGATCGCGGATCTCGTGTGGTTCATGCTGCTGGACAGCGTGCATCACCGCGGGCAGCTGTCGATCTACCTGCGCGGAATGCAGGCGAAGGTGCCGTCGATTTACGGACCGACGGCGGACGAGCCGTGGATGTAG
- a CDS encoding SRPBCC domain-containing protein, protein MATSTPLGEKNSAAPSLEVRRTIRAPRQRVFDAWTKAEELKRWHAPGPLTVSFAEIDLRVGGGYRIHMREPNGTEHKVSGVYREVDPPKRVVYTWSWDDQSDVQNSVVTLEFHERGASTEVVLRHEGFATDKQRDSHNGGWTSIMEKFAADIEGGAA, encoded by the coding sequence ATGGCCACCTCGACCCCACTCGGCGAAAAAAACAGCGCGGCGCCGTCCCTCGAAGTCCGGCGCACCATCCGCGCGCCGCGGCAGCGCGTCTTCGACGCGTGGACGAAAGCGGAAGAGCTGAAGCGCTGGCATGCGCCGGGTCCGCTGACGGTTTCGTTCGCCGAAATCGACTTGCGCGTCGGGGGCGGGTATCGCATTCACATGCGCGAACCCAACGGCACCGAGCACAAGGTGTCGGGCGTGTACCGCGAGGTGGATCCGCCCAAGCGCGTCGTCTATACCTGGAGCTGGGACGATCAGAGCGACGTGCAGAACAGCGTCGTCACGCTCGAGTTCCACGAGCGTGGCGCCAGCACCGAAGTCGTGTTGCGCCACGAAGGCTTCGCCACCGACAAGCAGCGGGACAGCCACAACGGAGGCTGGACGAGCATCATGGAGAAATTCGCCGCCGACATCGAAGGAGGCGCGGCATGA
- a CDS encoding adenylosuccinate synthase codes for MFTQSNRTVVVVGAQWGDEGKGKLVDVLAERADWVVRYQGGANAGHTVDLGDHSFVLHQIPSGILHEGVRCAIGNGVVLDPDTLFTEIDELVRDGIDVEGRLYVSDRAHLVLPYHKVIDAESSHSQSLGTTGRGIGPAYEDKIARRGVRVLDLRNRERLRELVSRGVERANAQLAGFGSKTRADTDQTVELLGRLAERLLPLAEDVGLKVHRAQKSGAAVLLEGAQGSLLDVDHGTYPFVTSSSTTAGGASTGVGIAPTSIDAVLGVVKAYTTRVGTGPLPTEMDEAMGGRVRKLGNEFGATTGRARRCGWFDAVVVRYATRINGLTDLAVTKLDVLDTLERIAICTGYECDGEVHTEFPGDVTMLEQVAPRYEWMEGWQQSTAGARKLDDLPPKARAYVDRMQELIESRVTYVSVGTRRDQIIGL; via the coding sequence ATGTTCACCCAATCGAACCGCACCGTAGTCGTCGTCGGCGCTCAGTGGGGCGACGAAGGAAAGGGCAAGCTCGTCGACGTGCTCGCCGAGCGTGCCGATTGGGTCGTGCGGTATCAGGGCGGCGCGAACGCCGGGCACACGGTCGACCTCGGTGACCATTCGTTCGTGCTGCATCAGATCCCGAGCGGCATCCTCCACGAAGGAGTCCGCTGCGCGATCGGCAACGGCGTCGTGCTCGACCCGGACACGCTCTTTACGGAAATCGACGAGCTGGTGCGCGATGGCATCGACGTCGAGGGCCGCCTGTACGTCAGCGATCGCGCGCATCTCGTGCTGCCGTACCACAAGGTCATCGACGCCGAGAGCTCGCACTCGCAGTCACTGGGCACCACGGGGCGCGGCATCGGGCCCGCGTACGAAGACAAGATCGCGCGGCGCGGCGTGCGCGTCCTCGACCTGCGCAATCGCGAGCGGCTGCGCGAGCTCGTGTCACGCGGCGTCGAACGCGCGAACGCACAGCTCGCGGGCTTCGGCTCGAAGACGCGCGCCGACACGGACCAAACGGTCGAGCTTCTCGGACGCTTGGCGGAGCGACTGCTCCCTCTGGCCGAAGACGTTGGCTTGAAGGTGCATCGCGCGCAGAAGAGCGGCGCCGCCGTGCTGCTCGAGGGCGCACAAGGGTCGTTGCTCGACGTCGATCACGGCACGTATCCGTTCGTGACGTCGAGCAGCACGACGGCAGGCGGCGCGTCGACCGGCGTCGGCATCGCGCCAACGTCGATCGACGCGGTGCTCGGCGTCGTGAAAGCGTACACCACGCGTGTCGGTACGGGCCCGCTGCCCACGGAAATGGACGAGGCCATGGGCGGACGCGTGCGCAAGCTCGGCAACGAATTCGGCGCGACGACCGGCCGCGCACGCCGCTGCGGCTGGTTCGACGCCGTCGTGGTACGGTACGCCACGCGCATCAACGGTCTCACCGATCTCGCGGTGACGAAGCTCGACGTGCTCGACACGCTCGAGCGCATCGCGATCTGCACCGGCTACGAGTGCGACGGCGAAGTGCACACGGAATTCCCGGGTGACGTGACGATGCTGGAGCAGGTGGCGCCGCGCTACGAGTGGATGGAGGGGTGGCAGCAGTCGACCGCGGGCGCGCGCAAGCTGGATGATCTCCCGCCGAAGGCGCGAGCATATGTCGATCGCATGCAGGAGCTGATCGAATCGCGGGTGACCTACGTGAGCGTCGGGACGAGGCGTGATCAGATTATTGGGTTGTGA
- a CDS encoding YpdA family putative bacillithiol disulfide reductase, protein MTTSPVDLLIIGAGPCGLAAAISAQRAGLSAVVIDAHSVVSTITQYPYYVRFFSTAEKLSLGGLPFVIATEKPSRRDALAYYRAVVTHFDVTVRQYERVTAIERSGDGFVVHSDSRAEGVRRTEARAVVVATGYFGSPNYLRVPGEDLPHVSHVYREGHEAFDQDVVVVGGGNSAAEAALDLWRSGARVTLVHFLETFDKKIKPWVLPDFLNREKEGSITARWASRVTSIERGAVRIMSPRGEETLKAGFVYVMTGFAPNTQLLRAAGVPIDAVTGIPQHDSETLETSVPNLFIAGVVVAGFDANKVFIENGRYHGDKIVARLLGKHAPPEPRLSAELDT, encoded by the coding sequence ATGACAACGAGTCCCGTCGACCTCCTCATCATCGGCGCCGGCCCGTGCGGCCTCGCGGCCGCGATCTCCGCCCAGCGCGCCGGCCTCTCCGCCGTCGTGATCGACGCGCATTCCGTCGTCAGCACGATCACGCAGTACCCCTACTACGTCCGCTTCTTCTCCACCGCCGAGAAGCTGTCGCTCGGCGGTTTGCCGTTCGTCATCGCGACCGAGAAGCCGAGCCGTCGCGACGCGCTCGCGTACTACCGCGCCGTCGTGACGCACTTCGACGTCACCGTGCGCCAGTACGAGCGTGTGACGGCGATCGAGCGCAGCGGCGACGGCTTTGTGGTGCACTCCGATTCGCGCGCCGAGGGCGTACGCCGCACCGAGGCGCGCGCCGTCGTCGTCGCGACGGGATACTTTGGCTCGCCGAATTATTTGCGCGTGCCGGGCGAAGATTTGCCGCACGTGTCGCACGTGTACCGCGAGGGACACGAAGCCTTCGACCAGGACGTCGTCGTGGTCGGCGGCGGCAACTCGGCGGCCGAGGCGGCGTTGGATTTGTGGCGCTCGGGCGCGCGGGTGACGCTGGTGCACTTTCTCGAAACATTCGACAAGAAGATCAAGCCGTGGGTGCTGCCCGATTTTCTGAATCGCGAGAAGGAAGGGAGCATCACGGCGCGATGGGCGTCGCGCGTCACGTCGATCGAGCGCGGCGCGGTGCGGATCATGTCGCCCCGCGGTGAGGAAACTCTAAAGGCCGGCTTCGTCTATGTGATGACCGGCTTCGCGCCGAATACGCAGCTGCTGCGTGCGGCGGGTGTGCCGATCGACGCGGTGACGGGAATTCCCCAGCACGATTCCGAGACGCTCGAGACGAGCGTGCCGAACCTGTTCATCGCCGGCGTCGTCGTGGCGGGCTTCGACGCGAACAAGGTGTTCATCGAGAACGGGCGCTATCACGGCGACAAGATCGTGGCGCGGCTGCTCGGCAAGCATGCGCCGCCCGAGCCCAGGTTGAGCGCGGAGCTGGATACCTGA
- a CDS encoding sigma-70 family RNA polymerase sigma factor: MPRSFEVHVAMERQELERELERLHAESWGWALACAGRRRDVAEDALQTAYVRVLSGAARPSGGSSLRTWLFGVIRLTVMEELRRERVADERRDPEATIDAVDPAPRPDTSAEHAERSAALRAGLSTLSPRQREVLQLVFYHGMTIEEAAVVMRVSLGSARTHYERGKKSLAAAVASLQGDLR; the protein is encoded by the coding sequence ATGCCACGCTCGTTCGAGGTCCACGTCGCGATGGAACGCCAGGAGCTCGAGCGCGAGCTGGAGCGGTTGCACGCGGAGAGCTGGGGTTGGGCGCTCGCGTGCGCGGGGCGGCGTCGTGACGTCGCCGAGGACGCGCTTCAGACGGCGTACGTTCGCGTGCTCTCGGGCGCCGCGCGGCCTTCTGGCGGATCGAGCCTTCGCACGTGGTTGTTCGGAGTAATTCGTTTGACGGTGATGGAAGAACTGCGGCGCGAGCGCGTCGCCGACGAGCGGCGAGATCCTGAGGCGACGATCGATGCCGTCGATCCCGCGCCGCGGCCGGACACATCGGCGGAACATGCCGAGCGATCGGCGGCGCTGCGGGCAGGACTGTCGACGTTGTCGCCGCGCCAGCGAGAGGTGTTACAGCTCGTGTTCTATCACGGCATGACGATCGAAGAGGCGGCCGTGGTGATGCGCGTATCGCTCGGCTCGGCGCGGACGCACTATGAGCGCGGCAAGAAGTCACTCGCGGCGGCGGTGGCGAGCCTGCAGGGAGATTTGCGATGA